AACGGTCAGCAGCGAGTTCCGGCTGAGCGGAAGGATGATCGAGACGAACGTGCGCCACGCCCCCGAGCCGTCAAGCCGTGCAGCCTGCAGGAGCTCCGTAGGAATCCCGGACATGAAGGCCTGAAGCAGGAGAACGGCAAATGGCACGGCAATCGTTGAATCCGCAACAACCAGGCCCCACAACGAATTCAGCATTCCGAGCTTGAGGTAGATGGCGTAGAAGCCCATGGCCATGACAACGGCCGGAATCATTTGGGCCACGAGCAGGATAAAGCTGAGTCCTTGCCGCCCTTTCAGGTTCAGCGTAGCCATTGCATAGCTGGCGGGGGCCGCGACGGCGAGAGTGAGCAGCACTGTTCCCAAGCCCACCAGGAGGCTGGTGCCCAATTGCGGAAGTTGCTGCGAAAACGCAGCGACATAGCCTTCCAGGGTGGGATCAAGGGGCAGAAGGCTCGGCGGGGAACGGCGCAGGTTGCTGGTTTTTGTCAGTGAAACGTTAACGATCCAATAGACAGGGAAGAGCATGATGGCGGTCAGGACGAGCGCCATGAGGGTCTTCCATAGTGATCTTGTTCCGGTCATTGTTTCTCGAGCTTCCTTTGCATCTGGAGATAGATCAGCCCGAAGACCAGCGCCACGACAATGAGCAGGTTTCCGACGGCGGCGGCGGGGCTGAAATCTGGATTCCCGGCACCGAATGCCTCCCGGTATGACCAGGTGGCGAACGTTGTGGACGTATCTCCCGGACCGCCCGCCGTCATGATCCAAATGAGATCGACAACCTTGAGCGTGTAGATCAGCCCCAGCAGCAGCGTGATCGCCGAAACCGGCTTAAGAAGGGGGAAGGTAAGCCGCCAGAACTGTTGCCAGGCATTGGCGCCGTCCAGGGATGCCGCCTCATAATAGTCAGCCGGAATGTTCTGCAGGCCCGAGTACAGGATCACCAGATTGAAGGGAATTCCGAGCCAGATGTTGGCGATGATCACGGAGGTCAGGGCGACGTCGGGGGAGGTCAGCCAGTTCACCGGGTCCAGGCCCACCACTCGAAGGGCTGCGTTGATGATGCCGTTGTCGCTGTTGAACATCCAGGCCCAGGCTGATGCCGAGACAATCATCGGCAAGAGCCAAGGGATCAGGAACAGCCCGCGCAGCACCGCGGACAGTTTGAAGTTCGCACGGAAGAACACCGCGAGGGCCAGGCCTGCCGCGTACTGGAAGGCAATGGAACCGATGGTGAAAAGTGCCGTGTTGGTTGCCGCTTTTGCGAACGACGACGAACCAAAGATTTCAACGTAGTTCTGGAAACCGACGAACTGGGCATTTCCCCGCACAAAGGCCCGCGGAGTGTAGTCGTGCAGGCTGAGCTCTATGTTGCGGTACAGCGGGAACGCGTAGAAGATGAGCAGGTAGAGGACCAGGGGCGTGACGAACGCCCATGCGACCCATTGGGAATTATCGTTGGGGCGTCGTCGGGATTGGCGTGGCTGGGCGGCAGGGGCCGCCCGGTCCCCGGCACGAGTTCGTACCGGGGCGGGGGTGGTTGTCATGGCATATCTTCCGTTCAGGGACCGGCTTCAGCTCACTTGGACGTTTTCTCGGACGCTGTCCTCTGAGCTGCTTTGAGGGCGTCGGCCGGGGAGGCTGCGCCGCTGAGCGAGTTCTGGACGGCCGTCCACAGCTGCTCGGAAATGATGGGGTAATCGGTGCCGAGGTTGTCGCTGGTGCGGCCCTTTGCCTTGTTGACGGCGTCCACCCAAACCTTGAGTTCAGGGTGGTCCTTCAGCAGGAGGCCCTGGCCGTCACTCGTCGCGGGAATGTAGTAGGCAAAGGTGTTGGCGGTTTTCACCTGGCCTTCAGTGGTGCTCATGCACTCGATGATCTTCTTTGACGTGTCGTAGCGGCTTTCGTCCTTTTGGACTGGCATCAGCAGGAATTCGCCACCGGTGGGTGCCGGCGCCACGCCCCCGTTTTTCGCGGGAATCGGAATGTATCCGGTCTTGAACGGCGCTTTTGCGGCGGCGTTCACCTGCCAGGTGCCGTTAACCGCGAAGCCGAAGTCGCCGGTGAGGAACTCTTCCCAGGTGGTGTTCTGTGAGTTGCTGATGACGGAGTTGGGGGCGATGCCGGTCTTGACCCAGTTCGTCCAGAGCTCCAGGGCTTCAACGGCAGCAGGGGAATCAAGATGCTTCAGGTCAGCGCCTGATCCCCAAAAAAACGGAAGGAACTGGAAAGAGCCTTCTTCAGTCCCGATGGCCGAGAACGTGAGGGCCTTGCTTCCCGCGTTCTTGACCTTCGTCAGAGCCGTCTGGAAGCTTGCCCAGTCCTTGATGCCGGCAGGATCCACTCCTGCCTTGGCCAGGACATCGGCATTGTAGTAGAGGGCCAGGGTGTTGGCGCCGAGCGGAATCCCGTAGGTCTTGCCGTCCACCACTCCAGCGGCAAGCAGGTTTGGTTCAATGGCCGAGGTATCCAGGCCAACGCTTTCCATGTCGATCAGGGCGCCGGTATCGGCCAAGGTGGAGACGGCCGGGTTGTCGAGGAGAATGACGTCCGCGGCGGTGCCCTCCTGCGCCGCCAGCAGCGCCTGGTTGGTCAGGGCTTGGGTGTCATAGGCAGTGCGTTCGATCTTGACGCCGGCCTTGTCCCCGCAGGAGCTGATGCGCTTGGCCCAGTCCGAGCCTTCCGTGTGCTGGGGATACGGGTCCCAGACCGTGAACGCCTTGGGAGCCGCCGACGACTCCGCACCCGTCCCCGGTGCCCCACCCGAACAGCCTGTTACAACGAGCGCCAGGGAGATGATACTGACGGCCGCCAACGTGTGGCGCGTGGTTTTTCTACGCATGATGCTTCGTCCTTTTCTTCCTTGAAAAATCTGAGGGCCTGCCGCGGCGATGATCAGACGCCCGAACGGAACAGTTTCCGAAAAACCGAAAGTGGTTTCAGAAGAAATTAGCAGCGCCTACTCGCCTATGTCAACGGTTCTGTGGTGGAAGACGAGCGCGTTTGGCCAAGTTTCGGAAAATTTTTCGGTATCCTTGGTTAAGGAATACTTGCTCGGGGAGGGGAATCCATGACGAAGGCGGAAAAGAGGCCGGTCCTGACGGACGTTGCCCTGGCCGCTGGCGTGTCTGTCGCCACGGCGTCGAAGGCCCTGAATGGCCGGAACCATGTCAACAAAAACACGCGCCAAAGGGTCCTTGATGCAGCCGAAAAGCTGAAGTTCTCACCGAATCCGTTCGCCCAGGCCCTCAACTTCCCGGTCACCGGGACTATCGGGGTACTGACGGCCGACCTCTCCAGCCGCTTTGTCCTGCCCATCCTGATGGGCGTCGAGGAGGCCTTCGGGGCTGGGTCCACTTCTGTCATCATCAGCGACGCCCGCAAAGACCTGGTGCGGGAACGGTTCCTGCTGCAGACCCTGATTGCCAAACGCGTGGACGGCATCATTGTCCTCGGCGATGATGCCAACGCACGCCCTTCCCTCTCCGAACATGTCCCGGTACCTGTCGTATACGCCTATACGCCCTCCGTCCTGGCAACCGACTGCTCCTTTACCCCTGACAACGCCATGGGCGCCACTCTGGCCATCGACCATTTGGTGGCCCGCGGGCGCAGGAAAATAGCGATGATCAACGGCGAGCCGCGTTTCGAGGCAGCGCAGGAACGGAGCTCCGCAGCCCACGCGGCTTTGCAAAGCCATGGCCTGGGCTTCGTCTCGGGGGAGGTCCTGTACGGCGACTGGAGTGAATCCTGGGGACGTCAGGGGGTCCGTGCGTTGTTGAATGCCCGCCTCGACTTCGACGGGATCTTCTGCGGCAGTGACCAGATCGCCCGCGGCGTGGTCGACGCCCTGAGGGAAGAAGGGCGCTCCGTCCCCCACGATGTCGGGGTCGTGGGTTTCGATGACTGGGAGCTGTTCAGCACCACATCGCGCCCGCCGCTGACAACCATCGACATGAACCTCGAGCACATGGGCCGGGCAGTCGCCGGAGAGCTTGCAGTTGCCATTGCCGGCGTGACGCGTCCTGGCCTCCACAAGCTGCCGGTGCGGCTGGTCCCGCGGGAATCTACGGCGGGACTGGACGGAAGCCTGGCGAACCGCGAGGATGCTGCGGGCGGCCCCCTCAAGGCCTGACCGCCCAGCTACCTGAATGGCCATGCAACGTTGTAATGTTTCCCAAAGGGCCCATTCGGCCTGAAACTTACCGGAGGGATGCGGGATGGCAGCGACTCTTCATGACGTGGCACGGGTCGCAGGCGTATCCTTCAAGACCGTTTCAAATGTCATCAACAACCACCCCCATGTCCGGGACACCACCCGTGCCAAGGTTGAAGATGCCATCAAGGCCCTGGGGTACAGGCCCAATCTGACTGCCCGCAGCCTGCGCTCCGGGCACACCGGGGCCATCACCCTGGCCCTTCCCCAGCTGAGTCTGCCCTACTTCGCTGAGCTGGCCGACGCCGTGATCGAAACCGCCGCCAAACACGGCCTGGTGGTGCTCATTGAGCAGACCGGCGCCGACCGCGCCCGCGAACTCGAAGTCATGTCCAGCCCGAGGCTCAAAATGTCCGACGGCCTGATCTTCAGCCCCCTTGAACTAGGCCAGGACGACGTTGACCTGATCAAAGCCGACGTGCCCATCGTCCTGCTCGGAGAGCGGATCTTCGGCAGCAATTCAGACCACGTAACGATGCAGAACGTCACAGCTGCACGTGCCGCCACCGAGCACCTGCTGGACCTCGGCCGGAAGCGGATCGCCGTGGTGGGCGCCCATAAAGGGGAAATCATCGGCTCGGCGGGGCTTCGGTTGCGGGGCTACCGTGAGGCACTTGACGCGCGGAACATCCCGTACGACGACAGCATAGTTGCCTACCTCCGGGACTGGCACCGTTCCAACGGTGCGGCCGCCATGCACGATCTGCTGGACCGCGGCGCCACCTTTGACGCCGTCTTCGGGCTCAATGACACCCTGGCCCAGGGCTCCGTGCGCGTCCTGCAGGAAGCCGGCTTCCGGGTCCCGGACGACGTCGCCGTGATCGGCTTCGACGACCTGGACGAAACCCGCTACACGCTGCCCACCCTGAGCACTGTCGACCCCGGTCGGATCGAAATCGCCGAGACGGCCGTCCGGATGCTCATGGAGCGGATCAAGAATCCGGACGGCGGCCCGCCCCGGGAAATTGAAGCAGCCTTCCACGTTGTGCCGCGCGAATCGACGGTGGGCTCCAGTCCCGGTTAGTTCCGGCCCCAGCTGGCCGTGGGCCAGCCATCCTTCCACTCCAGGTGCAGGAGTCCCAGCCGGAAGCCGCCGTCGAGTTCTTCCGCGTAGTAGTGGAACGCCAGTGTGTCGCCGGAGACGGACTGCCCACCGGGACCGGTCCGGCCGCCGTCGGAAGCCAGTACCGGCGTCCCCCCGCCGTCGAGCAGCGCCTTGCCGTCGGCGTCCAGGTATGGGCCGGTGATCCTGTCGGCTTTACCCACCGCGATGTTGTAGGTGCTCTCCAGTCCGCGGCAGCAAAAGTCGCGTGAGAAGAACAAATAGTAGGCGCCGTCGTGCGGCAGGATGTAAGGCGCCTCGATGGCGTTGGGCGGGGCCTTCCGGTCGGCGAGGCGCAGCGGCTCGGCATTATCTGCGCGCAGCCCTGTGGGCCATTGGAGCTGCACGAGTTGGATACCCGTCCAGAAGGAGCCGAACGTCATCCACGGCGTCCCGTTCTCATCCTCGGCAATGCCCGGATCGATGGCGTTGAACCTCTCCCCCTTGGACGAAATCACCTGCCCGCGATCCACCCATTCATAGGCAGGATCCGCGGGATCGAGGGCGGTGTTGGTGGCCAGCGCAATCACGGACAGGTTCTTGCCGAACGTGGAGGCCGAGTAGTACAGGTACCACGTGCCGTCATGCTCATACAATTCCGGCGCCCACAGGTTGTGCACGCCGGGGACCGCTGCGGTAAGCCAGGCCGGCTTCTGCTTCCAAACCTCGCCGGCATATTCCCAGTTGTGTCCATCCGTGGAACGCCGGATCTGGATGTTTCCGTCGGCCACATCACCGTTGCCCGTGGAGTAGACAAACCAGGGTTCGCCGTCCTTCCCGGCCACGAGGGCAGGATCGTGCGTGAAAAAGTCCCCGGTCAGGTCACCGGCCGGCATCCCCTCAGCGAGTGGGCCTGCCGATCCGGCGCAGCCGCTCATCATCAGGACGACGACGGCCACCGCCGCGGCCAGCCGCATCCGGGGGCGGCGGCGCGCTGGAGTGCTGGGCATGGTCTGCAGCATGGGTCAGCCGAGCGCGACGGCGGACCAGGACACCGGCGGCAGGGTCAGGGTGAGCGTGCCCTCCTCCAGGACGGCCCCGGTGAGCTGCTTCAGGCCCACGCGGTTCTGGTCCTGCAAGGTGTTCTTGGCGTAGACGTCCTCATCGTGAAGGGTCACGGCCTCGGCGATGACCTTCGCATGGAGTTCCGAGACATTGATGGTCACGTCGATCGCCTCGGTCTGGCTGCGGTTCACCAGGAAGAGAGCCGACTGGCCGGTGGCGGCGTCCGCGGTTGCCACGGCGTCCACCAGCGGCGCTTCGCCATAGACCGCTGTCGCGTAGGTTCCTGCTTCGATTCTCGGACGCAGAACTTCACCGCGGGCCAGGCGGGAGGTGACCGAGAACGGGAAGAACGTGGTCTGCCGCCAGGCGTCGCCGCCGGGTTCGGTCATGATGGGCGCAATGACGTTGACCAGCTGCGCGAGGGAGGCGGCGGCCACACGGTCGTGGTTCTTGAGCAGCGTGATCAGCAGGTTGCCCAACACCACAGCGTCGGCCACGGAGTAGACGTCCTCCAGCTGCCGGGGCGCGTGCACCCATTCGTCGTTGACCTGGCCGGATGCCTGGAACTCATCCAGGTACCAGATGTTCCACTCATCAAAGGACAGTTGGATGGTCTTCTTGCTCTTCAGCTTGTGCTTGACGTGGTCCGCAGTGGCCACCACGGTTTCGATGAAGTACTGCATGTCCAGCGAGGACGCCAGGTAGGACCCAAGGTCGCCGTTGCGCTCCTGGTAGTAGGCGTGGCACGAGATGTAGTCAACGTGCTCGTAGGTGTGCTCGAGGACCACGCGCTCCCATTCGCCGAACGTGGGCATGGAGGAACTGGACGAGCCACAGACCACCAGCTCCAGGTTCCTGTCCGCGGTCTTCATGGCGGATGCGGTGCGTGCCGCGAGCTTTCCGTAGCTGTCCGCGGACATGTGGCCGATCTGCCAGGGACCGTCCATCTCGTTGCCGAGGCACCACATCCGGATGTTGTACGGGTCCTTGGCGCCGTTGGCGATGCGCCGCTCGCTGAGTGTGGTGCCGGACGGGTGGTTGGCGTAGTCCAGCAGATCCAAGGCGGCTTCGATGCCGCGGGTGCCAAGGTTGACGGCCATCATCAGCTCGGAGCCGGTGAGCTTACACCAGCGGGCGAACTCGTCCAGGCCCACCTGGTTGGATTCCAACGAGTGCCATGCGAGGTCACGCCGGACCGGCCGCTGGTCGCGGGGGCCCACGCCGTCCTCCCAGCGGTACCCGGAGACGAAGTTGCCGCCGGGGTAACGGATGGTGCTTGATCCGAGCTCCTTGACGAGTTCGATGACGTCCCGCCGGAACCCGTCCTGGTTGGCGGTGGCGTGGCCGGGCTCGTAGATCCCGTCATAGACGCAGCGGCCCAGGTGCTCCACGAAGGAGCCGAAGATGCGGCGGTTCACCGGGGCAACAACAGCAGTCCGGTCAACGGTGATGGTGGTTGGTGCCACAACAGCCAGATCGGCCTGTTCAGTGGCGTCGGAGGTGATGGTCATGGATTCTTCCTGTTCTGTATAACGTTGTAGATGGGGCGGAGGTCGTGGGGTTGCAAAAGGGAGGTTTACTCAAGGAGGCTGGACGGTTCAGGCGAAGGCTGGTTCTGCGGCTTCAAGTCCGGCGAGCCGGTGTCCCACGAGCCAGCCGGAAAGCAGCAGCGGAACGGATGCCCCAACGAGGGGCACCAGGACGCCTATCCCCGAGAAGATGACGGCGAAGGCCACCAGGCTGATCAGCAACGAAAGGGTCATGACGGGCGAGACCAGCGGGAGCACGAAAGCCGTACGCCAGGTCCTGATGACAGAGTCCCGGTAGCGGCTGCACACGGCAACAGCCGTCGCGGCAGCTGCCATCGTGCCCAGGCCGGCGAGCGCCGCGATCACGAGCAGCACGGAAGGGACAGGCGAGGACAGTTCCGGGGTACCCGCCGGTACCAGCACGGTCAGGAAGTTAAGGAAGAGCACGACGCCGGCAAGCCAGAAGATGCTGCCCACCCGGTTGACGTGCCAAAACTGTGAGCGGTATACCGTGACGAAATCGCGCACCAGGTGTTCGCCTGCAGCGCCGGTCCGAAGCCTGGCCAGGACAGTCGTGGCCGCAACGGCCGCCGGGAACATTCCGAAGATCACCAGGCCGGCCAGGGTGCCGGCACCAAAGAGAACGTTGACCAGGACCAGCCGGGTGGCGAAAGCCAGCCACTCCATCGCTCGCCCGGCCCATCCCAGGTTGTCAGTGCTGGGCACGGTTCAGCCCTTGGATCCCGAAAGGGCGATCGACTCAATGATTTGGCGCTGGAAGACGATGAAGACGATCAGCACGGGCAGCAACGCGATGAATGACGCTGCCATGATCAGGGGGTAGTCGGTCTGGATGGCGTACTGGGCGTTGAAGTTGGCGATGACCAGTTGGAGCGTCTGCGTGGCCGGGGAGTTCAGGTAGATGATGGGTGCCAGGTAGTCGTTCCAGACGGCCATGAACCAGAGGATGAACTGGGCGGCCAGCGCAGGGCGGATGGCCGGCATGATCAGGGTCCAGAAGATCTGGAGGTAGGACGCGCCGTCGATCCTTGCCGCTTCCACGATGGAGTCCGGGACGCTGTTCAGGAACTGGCGCAGGAAGAAGATCATGATGATGTTGCCGAAGAGGCCCGGGACGATCAGCGGCAGCAGGGTATCCACCCAGCCGATGCTGGCGAAGATGGTGAACTGCGGAATCATCAGCGTGGGGAACGGGATCATCAGGCCGGAGAGCAGTCCCAAAAACAGGACGTTCTTGAAGGGCATTCGCATCTTGGCGAACGCGAATGCCGCCAGCGCCGAGGTCAGCGATCCGACGATGGTGACCGAGCAGGCCACGATCAGGCTGTTCTGGATGCCGCTGAGCAGGGGGCCGGCCGCCCAGATCCGGGCGTAGTTCTCCCAGACGAACGGGTCCGGAATCCACTGCGGCGGAAGCTCGAAGACCCCGTCCTTGGTCTTCAGGGACGTGGAGAAGGTCCAGGCCAGCGGGGCGACCATGATCACGGCCCCGGCGGAGAGGATGAGCGTTGTCAGGATGTTGCCAAGCCTGAGGCCGCCCTTGGCCGACCGCTGGCCGGTGCTTCCCCGGCGCCGGTTTCTGCCGCGCCCGGCTCCCGGCTCCCGGCCGGGGATGATCCCGGTGGGTTCCAAAGGAGGGCTGGTCATAACGTTCTGTGCGGACATGCCTGCCTGCCTCAATCGATCGAAAACTGGTTGCGGCGGTTGAGCCGGAATTGGATGAAGGTAATGGTGAACACCAGCAGACCGAGGACAACTGACATGGCGGAGGCGTAGCCCATCTGGAGGTTGTCGAACGCCTTTTGCCAGATGTACCAGACGATGGAAGCTGACTCGAATTCGGGCCCGCCCGTGGGGGTCATGATGTTGATTTCCACGAAGATCTGCGAGCCGCCGATGATGCTGGTGACAATAAGGAAGAACGTCACCGGCCGCACCATGGGAATGGTGATGTGCCGGAACTGCTGCCAGGCCGAGGCGCCGTCCAGGGCGGCGGCCTCATAGAGGTAGCGGGGAACCGACTGAAGGGCTGCCAGGTAGAGCAACATTGAATATCCCAGCCCCTTCCACACGGCCATGATGATCAGCGCCGGCTTCACCGTGGCGGTGTCCTGCAGCCAGTTTGGACCGTCGATTCCCAGCAATCCCAGGCCTTGGTTGATGAGGCCGAAATCGCCGTTGAAGGCCCACTGCCACAGGATGGCCACCGCGGCGATGGAGGAGATCACTGGCAGGTAGTACACCGTGCGGAAAAACGTGGTCCCGCGCATCTTGCGGTTCATGGCCAGGGCCAGCGCCAGCGAAATGACCAGTCCGAGAGGAATACCGATCATCATGTACAGCGTGTTCCACAGCGACTTCAGGAAGTACCGGTCGCCGAACATCTTGGTGTAGTTGTCCAGGCCCTTGAACACCGGCGCGGAGATGCCGTTCCAGTTCGTGAAGGACGCGTAGACGGAGAAGAGCAGGGGGAAGAGCGTAAAGAGGAGGAACCCGGTCACCGGTATGGCAACAAAGACAAGCGCGGCCTGGTGTTCCTTCCGGTGTAGCCGCGAGCGGCGAGTGATGGTGGACATCGCTGGATCCTCTTTGTTTCGTGACGGCGGGGCTGGGGCAGGGTGGAGAAGGTGCCGCGGCTGCACTCCGGTGGAGCCGCGGCACCTGGCAGGTTGGGCCTTTAGGGCCGGGCGTGCTTTAGGCGCGCCCTCGTGGAGCCTAGGTGCCGGCCTGCTGGTTGGCGGCGTCCAGGAACTCCTGCATCCTGGGCTGCGCTTCCTTGAGGTAGTCGGCAGCGGTCTGCTTGCCGTCCAGGACCGGCTGGATGTTGGTGAAGAGTTCGTCGTACCACTCGGCGTTGAAAGTGTTGCCGCCGGGGAGTGCGCGGCCGTAGTCCTTGACGATCTGCAGGAATTCGGCCTTGTTGGCGGGCTTGGTAGTGGTATCAGCAGCCCAGGTTTCGGCCATGTCCTTCAGGTTCGGAATCTGGATCCCGGCGTCAACCAGGCTCTGCTGGGCTTCCTTGTTGGCCGTGAGGTACTCCACCAGCTTCACGGCGTCCTCCGGCAGTTTGGTGCTCTCGGACACCGCGATGCCCAGCGTTCCGGTCCAGGTGGCGGCCTTGCCCGTCTTGCCGGCCGGGTAGGGGATGACGTCCCAGTCAAAGTCCAGCTTCTGATAGGTCGAAAGGTCCCAGGGGGCGATCGGGAAGAACCCGATTTCGCCCTTCATCCACCGCTGATAGGTATCCAGGGTCTGCGCCTCGGCCACGGAAGGTGTGACCCCGTGGACGTTCTGCAGGTCCGCGAACCATTGGAGCGCCTCGGCGAACTCCGGGGTATCCACCGTGACCTTCGTGCGGTCCTTGTTGAGCCAGTCACCACCGTTGGACCAGACAAACGGCTGCAGGTTCCACTGCACGTTCAGGCCTGTGCCCCACTGGTCCAGGGTGCCGTCCCCGTTGGTGTCGGCGGTGAGCTTCTTGGCGGCAGCCACGAATTCATCGAAAGTGTAGGGCTTGTCCTTGTCGGGCAACGGGATGCCGGCCTTTTCCAGCATGGTCTTGTTGTAGCCGAAGGAGAACGGTCCAACGTCCTTGGGCAGGGCATAGATGGCGCCCTGGCCCACGCGCTTTCCGTCGTACCGGTAGCTGTCAACACCGTATTCCCAGATGTTGTCCAGGTCTATGGCGTCGGACTTTTCCACGTAGTCGGTGATGTCCTTGACGATGCCGTTCTGCACGTAGGCCTGGACGTCGCCCGGGCCGATGTAGAAGACATCCGGGACCTGCTTGCCGGCTATCGCGGCCTTCAGCTTCGTGGCGTACTGGTCGGCGGTGGTGACGATGATGTCCACGTCCACGTGGTTGTCAGCTTCAAACTGGGCAACCGCCTTTTCATACGCCTTCTTCTCATCCTCACCTCCACGGAACATGAAGGTCAGCTTCTTTTCGCCGGTGTCCCCACCGGTGGGGGCGGAGCATCCGCCGAGCATCAGGCCAGCTGCTGTAAAGAGCGCCAAGGCAGCGGCCATGGGACGTGACTTCGTCATCACGTGGTCCTTCCGGGTTGGGTGGAGTGATCAAAACTTCGTGCTGGGTAAATGGTCAGCGCCGCCGTCCGTGGGTGGCGGACGGGCATCCGGAGCCGAGTTTTGCAACGTTGTAAGAAACTTTCACATAAGCGACCTGCCATCGTCAAGATGGCGCCCGGTTTTGTTTTTCGGCCCACAGGCCTTGTCCCTTGACGCAGCTGGCGCCCCATGCCATATTTCATTACAACGTTGCAAGAAGGTGACTGTCCGGACGCATCCTCCGGCGCTCACGTCAATTCCCCCACCAACTTTTCGGAAGGACCACGTGATGACGAAGTCACGTCCATGGGCCCCGCGCGCCTTGGGATTGGCAGCGGTTTTCACCCTTGCCCTGACGGCAGCAGTGCTGCCCCCCGCCGCGGCCAATAACCAGAAACAAGCCAGCGACCAGAAATTGGCCGAAGTCCAGAAGCCCGCCGGAGTCCAGAAGCTGCAAGCTGACCCACCGGGCGGGAAGACTGTGGTGGGCCAGACCTCCCCCATCCACGATCCCGCCCTGATCATCGATACCGACGGCACCTGGTACGTCTACTCCACCGGGCTCCTCAACCGCGAGAATGGCGGCACCATACAAATCTGGTCGTCCCATGACCACGGGACCACGTGGGGATACACGGGGACAGTGTGGGACCGTATTCCTGCCTGGATCGATGAGCACTTCTCTGACGGCGAGCTGCCCGGCAACCTCT
Above is a window of Arthrobacter pascens DNA encoding:
- a CDS encoding LacI family DNA-binding transcriptional regulator; this translates as MTKAEKRPVLTDVALAAGVSVATASKALNGRNHVNKNTRQRVLDAAEKLKFSPNPFAQALNFPVTGTIGVLTADLSSRFVLPILMGVEEAFGAGSTSVIISDARKDLVRERFLLQTLIAKRVDGIIVLGDDANARPSLSEHVPVPVVYAYTPSVLATDCSFTPDNAMGATLAIDHLVARGRRKIAMINGEPRFEAAQERSSAAHAALQSHGLGFVSGEVLYGDWSESWGRQGVRALLNARLDFDGIFCGSDQIARGVVDALREEGRSVPHDVGVVGFDDWELFSTTSRPPLTTIDMNLEHMGRAVAGELAVAIAGVTRPGLHKLPVRLVPRESTAGLDGSLANREDAAGGPLKA
- the arfA gene encoding arabinosylfuranosidase ArfA, with protein sequence MTITSDATEQADLAVVAPTTITVDRTAVVAPVNRRIFGSFVEHLGRCVYDGIYEPGHATANQDGFRRDVIELVKELGSSTIRYPGGNFVSGYRWEDGVGPRDQRPVRRDLAWHSLESNQVGLDEFARWCKLTGSELMMAVNLGTRGIEAALDLLDYANHPSGTTLSERRIANGAKDPYNIRMWCLGNEMDGPWQIGHMSADSYGKLAARTASAMKTADRNLELVVCGSSSSSMPTFGEWERVVLEHTYEHVDYISCHAYYQERNGDLGSYLASSLDMQYFIETVVATADHVKHKLKSKKTIQLSFDEWNIWYLDEFQASGQVNDEWVHAPRQLEDVYSVADAVVLGNLLITLLKNHDRVAAASLAQLVNVIAPIMTEPGGDAWRQTTFFPFSVTSRLARGEVLRPRIEAGTYATAVYGEAPLVDAVATADAATGQSALFLVNRSQTEAIDVTINVSELHAKVIAEAVTLHDEDVYAKNTLQDQNRVGLKQLTGAVLEEGTLTLTLPPVSWSAVALG
- a CDS encoding YesL family protein → MPSTDNLGWAGRAMEWLAFATRLVLVNVLFGAGTLAGLVIFGMFPAAVAATTVLARLRTGAAGEHLVRDFVTVYRSQFWHVNRVGSIFWLAGVVLFLNFLTVLVPAGTPELSSPVPSVLLVIAALAGLGTMAAAATAVAVCSRYRDSVIRTWRTAFVLPLVSPVMTLSLLISLVAFAVIFSGIGVLVPLVGASVPLLLSGWLVGHRLAGLEAAEPAFA
- a CDS encoding sugar ABC transporter substrate-binding protein; this translates as MRRKTTRHTLAAVSIISLALVVTGCSGGAPGTGAESSAAPKAFTVWDPYPQHTEGSDWAKRISSCGDKAGVKIERTAYDTQALTNQALLAAQEGTAADVILLDNPAVSTLADTGALIDMESVGLDTSAIEPNLLAAGVVDGKTYGIPLGANTLALYYNADVLAKAGVDPAGIKDWASFQTALTKVKNAGSKALTFSAIGTEEGSFQFLPFFWGSGADLKHLDSPAAVEALELWTNWVKTGIAPNSVISNSQNTTWEEFLTGDFGFAVNGTWQVNAAAKAPFKTGYIPIPAKNGGVAPAPTGGEFLLMPVQKDESRYDTSKKIIECMSTTEGQVKTANTFAYYIPATSDGQGLLLKDHPELKVWVDAVNKAKGRTSDNLGTDYPIISEQLWTAVQNSLSGAASPADALKAAQRTASEKTSK
- a CDS encoding carbohydrate ABC transporter permease, which encodes MTGTRSLWKTLMALVLTAIMLFPVYWIVNVSLTKTSNLRRSPPSLLPLDPTLEGYVAAFSQQLPQLGTSLLVGLGTVLLTLAVAAPASYAMATLNLKGRQGLSFILLVAQMIPAVVMAMGFYAIYLKLGMLNSLWGLVVADSTIAVPFAVLLLQAFMSGIPTELLQAARLDGSGAWRTFVSIILPLSRNSLLTVSLFAFLWSWSDFIFASTLNRSGDLIPITLGIYKFIGNNTTQWNAIMATAVIASIPAAILLVVAQRYVAAGVTAGAVKD
- a CDS encoding LacI family DNA-binding transcriptional regulator: MAATLHDVARVAGVSFKTVSNVINNHPHVRDTTRAKVEDAIKALGYRPNLTARSLRSGHTGAITLALPQLSLPYFAELADAVIETAAKHGLVVLIEQTGADRARELEVMSSPRLKMSDGLIFSPLELGQDDVDLIKADVPIVLLGERIFGSNSDHVTMQNVTAARAATEHLLDLGRKRIAVVGAHKGEIIGSAGLRLRGYREALDARNIPYDDSIVAYLRDWHRSNGAAAMHDLLDRGATFDAVFGLNDTLAQGSVRVLQEAGFRVPDDVAVIGFDDLDETRYTLPTLSTVDPGRIEIAETAVRMLMERIKNPDGGPPREIEAAFHVVPRESTVGSSPG
- a CDS encoding arabinan endo-1,5-alpha-L-arabinosidase — translated: MPSTPARRRPRMRLAAAVAVVVLMMSGCAGSAGPLAEGMPAGDLTGDFFTHDPALVAGKDGEPWFVYSTGNGDVADGNIQIRRSTDGHNWEYAGEVWKQKPAWLTAAVPGVHNLWAPELYEHDGTWYLYYSASTFGKNLSVIALATNTALDPADPAYEWVDRGQVISSKGERFNAIDPGIAEDENGTPWMTFGSFWTGIQLVQLQWPTGLRADNAEPLRLADRKAPPNAIEAPYILPHDGAYYLFFSRDFCCRGLESTYNIAVGKADRITGPYLDADGKALLDGGGTPVLASDGGRTGPGGQSVSGDTLAFHYYAEELDGGFRLGLLHLEWKDGWPTASWGRN
- a CDS encoding carbohydrate ABC transporter permease — protein: MTTTPAPVRTRAGDRAAPAAQPRQSRRRPNDNSQWVAWAFVTPLVLYLLIFYAFPLYRNIELSLHDYTPRAFVRGNAQFVGFQNYVEIFGSSSFAKAATNTALFTIGSIAFQYAAGLALAVFFRANFKLSAVLRGLFLIPWLLPMIVSASAWAWMFNSDNGIINAALRVVGLDPVNWLTSPDVALTSVIIANIWLGIPFNLVILYSGLQNIPADYYEAASLDGANAWQQFWRLTFPLLKPVSAITLLLGLIYTLKVVDLIWIMTAGGPGDTSTTFATWSYREAFGAGNPDFSPAAAVGNLLIVVALVFGLIYLQMQRKLEKQ